CAAGCTGTTCCCTGCCTCTGTTCACTTAAGACCCCTTCTCCAGCTCTGGGCTCTGCCTCATTGTTCTCTCCCCCAgtaagccttccctgaccacccccacCAGGCCAGGAACCCTTTCTCAGCGGAGTGCCCTCATCTCCTCCCATCACAGCACAATTTCATACTGAACAGTCACCATTCAGAGTTTCTAGGCTCCTAGTTCCTTGAGGAGAAGGATTTCTTCACTGCTGTACCCCCAGTGCCTAGAATGGTAACTGGCCTATAACAGCTtagtaaatacttgctgaatgaatgacatGAGGAATTTGAACCCATGTGTAACTGGCAAgcaaccctccccacccccatttggTATAGAGCAGGGTCTGCTCCAAGCACCCAGACTGACTGCCTGGCCCTGCCTCGGCACAGGAGGCCCGAGAGGCGGCCGCCCAGGGCTCCCTGCCACCCATTGTCTCGTCCTGCTGTGCTGTCCTGACTGAGCTCCCAAGAATCTGGCTGGACTCCACACTTTTCCCATCAATGGCCAAGACACGAGGCTGCCAACACATGGGCAGCTTCCCCAGGCACAACGTTGACCAACTTGGTCAGAGATGACCCTGCTGGGGACACCCAGACCAATCCAGGACACCAGCCACAACAGAAGTAGCAGCAACACACACCACATAGTGTTCCAATGCACACTAATGCACCGAGGGCTGAATACTTTTCTGGAGATCCGTGGGCTTGTGGGAAGGGCTGGGTTGCAGCCAGGCTCTTCTGCTAAAGGCTTTCATCTGAGCCCCACACCCATTCTGCAGGTCCAGAAGCAGAGGCTGGGCCCACTGAGGTGCCAGTCCCAGTGTCAGAGCCCAGGGTCAGGATGCGATCCTGGGGGCCAGGGCCAGTGAAGAGTAGCCAGAGGCAGGCAGGTGATGAACAAGCAGTAGCCCAGAGGGTATCTCAGCAACTCATTCCATTAGGGAAGAGTCCTGGCAGGTCAGGACAAGACAGAAGACACAACCCACACCCCAGGAAGCAACAGGGAACACCTAGACCTCAAAAGTCAGAGGGCCACCAGGCCCTCCAGACCACAGGAGTTCCTGTCAGCATGGTCCCAGAAGTTGTCGCCACCCTACCCTACCCCACATAGGCTCTAACAAAGCCAGAGGTCTAGCCTCAATGTCAGGAAGAGGTGGCAGCTAGCTCTGCAACTGCAGAAAGCCCTATTCTGAGCTCTAAGTCCGCCAGCCTCCTCAGAGCAGCTAGGAGGAGACACAGGGTACCAGGTCGGTGGCAAGGGCGCTGTTCACAGGGCTGCCACATACAGCCGCGTGGGCTGAATTCTGCCTGACTCAGGGGTGTTCTTTGCATGCACTAAGACATGAGTGGTACCCATACGAGTGGTGTAATGTGGCAGTCCTGCCTGCTGAGCTGCCCGCTCCCTGGGAGAGAGGGACACAGATGAAGAGGGAGTCCTTTCCCCTTTTATGAGGCTTCCAGGGCTTCACAACCCCACTCGCCCCAACCCATCTGAAGAAAGAACCACATTCCAGCACAGCACAGATTATAAGAGATCTGTTTATAGATAACATTATGGGACAGATGGGATAATGCCGGGGCCTATAGTGATAAGCTTCCTACCCATAGATGACCAGATAGACAGGATTGGCCAGGCACACAGGACAGGGAAGCACAGCCAATGGCTTAGAGGCCTAGGCCCAGCCTTAGCAGCTGTGCCTGGGCTCCAGATGCAGCTTTGCCCGGGGGACCTGGGGGGTAAGCAGGGCTGACAGGGGCCTCAGTTCCTACAGGGCCcctttcctcacttcctcctgTCCCTCATCAGCAGGCTGACACCTTTCTTAGGCGGTATTTCTGGGGCAAGGGAATGGTtgatctgggggggggggggtcgcgGTCAAGCCTCTTGAAGGCTCCCTGGAGAGGTGGAGGTCTGGGGAGTGTGAGGTTAGCAGCAGCACTGAGGGGAATCTGGTCAGGCACCAGATGTCTAGCGTGGGGCACCACTCAGCAGAGCCCCTGTGTCCAGGGCaggcccccaccctgcccacaaCACCAACATGGTGCAATAAATAGTTTCAAGTAGTAAGTCAGTGTCAGGCAGGCGGGAGCTGGAGGCTGACAGACAGGCAAGGGCTCAGGCAGAGACGCCCCTGCTGCCCGTGAATCCTCTCATTGGACTCCTTATATCAAGTCTGTCTTTGTGCACAGAAGTGGGGACCTGGCCCCCATGTCCGTGAAGGCACTCCCTGCAGGGGCTCAGCCCCTCAGACCAGTGCCAAAGCCTGCTCCGTGGGGCAGAAGCAGGGCAGCATGGTGCCCACAGCGTCCACGATGGCTGCCAGGTGCTCATCCTGTGCCTGGGGTCCACAGAGCTGCATAAAGTCTGCCAAGCGCAGCAAGTACTCAAGGTTGTGGCCAGAGAAGCCACGGCAGGCCAGGATCTGTGTAGCGATGGCCTCCTCAGGCGCAGGGCCCAGGTAACCAGGGTTCTGTGGGGTGGCCACGTAGGCCAGTGCCTTGAGTGGTTGGTCAGGGCTATCTTGGGGGTAGAAAGTGACTTCCTTGGTATCATAGCCACCGAGCACGGCCTCCCGCACGTTCAGGTACTTCAGGGCTGCGCTCACCTGCTCACCTCGCACCTGGTATGCAACACCCCAAGTGCAGCCCTAGAAGGAAACACGGGCACCAGGGTCAGTCACAATCGTTCCTGCTGGTCCCACGCCAGGACTATGCTCTCTTAGGACATGGGAGGAGGGCTGATGAGCCATCTCGTAACAACACGTCGAGCCCTCATTCTCCCTTTCTTAACAAGGGTTGACAGGGTGGTCTAGACCCAAGGTGAACAAGATCACTACTCAGAGTGTGGTCTGAGAACCAGCGTCATCACCTGTAAGCTCGTTAGGAATCTGAATTTTGGGCTCTAACAAGATCCTCTGGAGATTATTGTGAGAAGCACTGAGCTAGACCACCCTTCCCTTCCACCAGAGGGACATCTAATCTGCCCTGCAGCCAAGGACCTACAAGCTCTGTCTGGCCACACCCCTCCATGCTGGACCCCAGGGTCCTTTTCTTCACTCAGGCACTTACCTCATGATCTTCAAGGAGGGTCACCACACGGCCAGgctagaaagggaagaaagatttTGAAAAGGACAAGTTAAAAATCAGCTCTGCCATCAGTGCCAGAGGAAATCCTTTATCAACCCTGCCGGCCCAGGCCTCAGAGAGTCCCACTCATGCAGGAGAAAGTGGAAGGAGTGCTGCATGGATGTAGGAGAAGTAGATACAGGGTAGTGGCTCAGACTGATAAGCAGAAATATTCATCAACACAATGATCCACAGGATCACAGGCTCAAGCCACCACACAGTGAGTGATCACTGGGCACACAAATTTAAGCCACAAACCCCTGACACAGGTTTACACATAGCCCCCATCAGCACTGAGTCAGTCTGCCAAGAGAGCCCCGGACGTTTCAGGGCACCAGCGCCCACtatcctgtccccaccccaaccccttaTTCTCCGGGGCATGATCGGATGCTCACCATCTTGTCGCTGCCCCGATGGAAGGTGTCTCCCTGCCAAAACCTGCGGCTATAGCCGCGCACGAAGCCCACACGGCTGTCGCTATAGGCGAAGTCGGGCCTCCACACCAGGGAGCCGTACCCAAAAATCCACAGAGCTTGGGGGTCGACGTCGACCCGGGGCGGCTGCGCAGGCGACGAGGCGGGTGGCGACGAGGCGGGGATCGGCGAGGCAGGCCGGGTGTTCCGGGCTGCAGATTCCTGCTTCATGGTGCCGGGCACAGGGACGGGCCCGGGCGGCCTCCGGGACAGGTCTCCGGCGCGGGCACGGAAAGACCGACGGACACGCACACCTGGCCTGGCACCGCTCGGTCGCTCCAGCTGCGCGGCCCCTGCCATGGCCCTTTATAAACCCTCCGGCTGGCAGGCCCCGCCCACCGCAGCCGGCTGCCGCGGTGATTGGGGCGGGGAAAATTCCCTTTTGGCCAATTACCTTTGGATTTTGCTGCCCGGTTAACCGCGCCGCCCTCTGAGTGGGTAATTGAGCCTCCGGCCCCTGGTCCAGTGCGCCCGCTGATTGGTTCGGCTCCATCTCTGTAGAAAACCTGTCAGGAGTGATGCAACGGCGAGGGAGGTTTCCCCAGCTTTGGCATGCAGCAAGGGCGCCTCGGATTGCGTCAGGCGGCGGGCAGTGGGCGCGGACGCGGGCACTGGTCGTCTCCCTGCTGCCACTCTATGACCTGGGTCCTTCAGGAACCACGGCAGGCGGGTCTCAGGCGGTGTCTCCCCAGAAGTCCGGCGGGTGCACCTGGCCGAGTCACTGCCACcccagagaccccagagagctccttcTGGCCATGCCCTGCACTGGCCCTGGGCTCACCAGGTCTCACCAGGGCCAGTGCAGGGCCTGGCCAGAAGGAGCTCTCCCGGCGGCGTAAATGCCTGTCTCTGGGGCTCCCTCCGCCTGATAGCACGACTCTGGAGAAGCCGTCGGAGGCACCCTCCGCGTTCCGCACAGGTGCCTCACGCCGTTGGCCCACGTGAGCAAATGGAGAAACGGAGTCACGGGGCTGACAAGGGATTCTGCAGAGGCTGTGAAGCTGAGCCAGGCCGGGCGCCGTGAGCTTGCGGACCTCAGTGACGGGGTAGCCTCGGGCCAGGAGTGGGACTTCCTCAGCCCCTGTAGGCTAGGGAAGAGCCAGCCAGAGAGCTTGAAAGTGCCGCAGTCCCCTTGGTGTTGGTGGCGGGACCTGCGGAGAGAGGCCATAAAAACAAGAAAGCCAGACCAATCCTGCCCTGAGGCTGTGGGTTTAGTTCTGCGGATACATGAGACTTTTGCATCAGTGGGTTGGGTTAATCCTTAGGAACCGAGGTTCCGGGAGCAGCGGACCCAAGGAGGGCCAAATTCAGGCTCCCACAGGGCTGTGAGCAGCTACCGGCCTCCTCACTGACAAAGGGTCCTCAGGCCGCCTGGAGTTGACCCCCTGAGCAGCGCCAAAGGGCTGTCCCTGGGGATATCTCTGgctgaaaaaaggaaacagagcagAACGCCTGTCCCGCACGGGACTGCTGACGAGGTTCCGGATGAGCCCACTGGCAGGGGAAATGGACAATATTCCTTCTCATTCGATTCTAATTAGATATTTAAACTAAAAACTATCTGCACACTTAAAGTAGTCATTCCAAAGGTGCCTAAGACATATTCTCCAGTAGGAATGTTGCACGATGGTGTGTATAGTATGAAGCTAGTTCTTTTAAAACGAGTTATACATTAATGTttgtaaaaataatgatatattaataataataatctggaAGAATATCCCTAAACTGTTAGCAGAACCTGTCACCAGAGGAGGACTTTcaatattaaatgtaaacatttatgtaaaagtTTGGGTTTTTTACAAGGAGCATGAATTAGTTTTCTAATTGGAAAGAATTACAGGTAAAATGGTTGTTTCTAGTTATTCCTTTCTGTTTCCCTCCATTCCCCATGTTtactctcccttcttctcctctgctctCTATCTTGTTCCCATATGACACCTCCTCTGCTGCTAGTTTCTGAGGGAGAATATcgccttccctccccccccatcTACCACCTTTGGGTATTgggtgagagacagagaaactggTATGAACATCTTGCTGGAAGTATCTGAACTGACACAAACAACCCTTTGAAAAAGCAGCATGGTGATACAAATCAAGAATCATAAAATGTCCCTGCCCTTTGACCAATACTTCCATTCcaggaaattattcaaaatatggGGAAAGCCATATGTCTGAAGATTTTTCAATGCATTGTTATTTattataggaaaaacaaaagaagaaaaactacttAAATATCCAAAAATAGCTAAATGTTTACGTAAATTCTGGTCAATCCACATGGtggagaaatacacacacacaaagcaaacaaatatCCAACAATAGATGataagttacataaatttaatatagACATAAAATTAAGTCTTTGCAGTCATTACAAACAATTATATATGCCCACACTTATTAACATGGAAACCTATCTAAGGTGTataattaagtgaaaaagcaggtTATAAAATAACCTAATATAactctttaaatttaaacagtctgtatgtgtttctttgcttagaaaaaaaaaatctggaagaacaCATAAATATGCTCAGTGATGACCTCTGAGTAGTAGGACTCCATGAGATTTGCACTTTCTTTTTTATACCAATGCagattgggatttttaaaaagagaaaataaaccatttctatttaaaaaaaaaaaagagtaaaaaatcaaaataaaaatccattatgAGAACAACATAGTAAAAATTCCTATGATTGCATAGTAATGCAAAATATGACTATCACATGCACtataattaaaactattaaaacaacaaaaacacgaTGCCTGAGGAAAAAGATGGAGGGCCACCATATACTAATGATGGATGTGTTGAGGTATTGGGATTTGGGGtgattcttttctctattttctaaggCTTATGAAGtatacttttaataataaaaagttccTTTTAAAGAGTAGTTAATAGTTTTCTGGTAGCTAAGGGGCAGATAACAGCAGAATCCCccagagaacatttttaagatGCCCCTTCTGAGACCTCCTCCCACCAGGACGAAAGCCCCAGGTTTTAATAACTCCCTTGGTAAGATCATCAGGAACCAGCTCTTCTCCAGGCAGAGTTAGGcactccctcctctctgctcccacaACCCCTTacctcacttgtttatttttctgttcaccTCATGCTTATAACAGCAACAATCATTTATTGCGAGCTTACCATGAGCTAGGCAGTTCGCTAAAATCTTTTACATCTATTCTAATTACAAACTTTTCCACTACTTTGTGAGATGAatatcatttcacagatgagcaaactggaACACAGAAACCGGGGCTTGAGACTGAAGGCAGGTAGTCCGACCCCAGAGCCTATTGGCTACAAGCATTTGACATCTTGCCTCCCAAAAACCTGATGCTCCCTGAGAGCAGACTTCATCTTTGAAGGACCGGGGGAGCCAACATATGCGGGCTCAAGGAAAGTTCTCCATAAAACTAGGTAGAGGTGAAGCTCTCTTACTTGGAAAAAGCCAAGGCACCCTGGCGTTCAGAAGAGAAGGACTCCTGAAAGACACAGGTTCAACCTTGACCCTATTGAAATAGGAATCCCCACAAAAGTTGGCCGAGGGGTCTTGCCCACCTTCCCAGGAACATGTCTTACTCCCTTTCCTCCCTTATCCTTGCCAATGAcatctgtctccttccctcccggTGGGACACTCCAGGCAGTAAACCACTCACTCAGCTGGTTCCTCTCTAACTGCAACAACCATCCCGTCTTTCCTCCTAAAACCCCCTCAGGAAGGGGCTGCAGATGTCATGCCCACAGAGGTGCCAGCTTTGAGGGGTGATGAGAGAGCATCACCTCCACCTGGAAGAGTTGCACATGCTATGCTCATGGTGGCTTTCCTTTTTGGACCTCCCCCAAAGTAGTCTTTCCTGATTGTTTCCCTTCAGGCAGTCACTTCTCATGTCCTTATGAtctgtttctcatttctcattcttGTCACTGCAATCAACTCCTGGTGTTAGTGCCCACAATTATCTGAAACAATGGAAGTGTGTGTTTTAGGAACTAGGGGACCACGCTagtttattatgctaaatgatgaagttgttttaaaaagctgCTGATTCCAGCTTGCCCAGATTTGAGCCTTACGCCACCATTTACCATCTCGGTGACCTCAGACACACTGTCTCTGGTCCTTGGTTTTCTCAACTGTGAAATGGGAAATTATAGTACCTTGTAGGTTCTGATAAGGATTGAAAGCAATAACAACTTAGCCAGCACCTGGCATGTGGGAGCACTCGATACATGTTGGCTCCTTGTTATTTTACTCCAGACTTTTCACTTTCCATTTTATCCAGGATAAAGCCACAGTCTACTGTgatattgtaatttataataagatatatgtgtgtatatgtgtgtgtgtgtgtgtctgtgtgtgtatgagatctgacaattaagtttgtgaactcatcctagaaaaagtgctacctacttcattactgaatatcactacggtctcCTTCGAAGtaatccccttgggaagctatgcactgaggccagcacctagtctacccttcaaagcaatttcggaactctttatggagtggccatcagagctgtcatcacgttacccttgatgtcctgaatgtcatcaaaatgtcttcctttcaacatttcctttacctttgggtaaagaaagaagtcactgggggccagatcaaatgagtagggagggtgttccaatacaggtatttgtttactggctaaaaactccctcacagacagtgctgtgtgagctggtcgtgatgtaagagccatgaattgttggcaaaaagttcaggttgttttcgtttaactttttcaggcagccttttcagcacttccaaatagtaaacttggttaactgtttgtccagttagtacgaattcataatgaataattcctgtgATTAGAAAAAAAGGTTAGtgacattgttgcaacaagttggcaaactaaattgtcagacctcatacgcCCCACCAACACTCTGGCAAAAGGATGGGAAGAAGAAGTAACTGAATCCCTCAATACAATCTAcctcagaggagggagagaagaaaagagagctgTTCTGCTGGTTATGCCACCTGAATCCAGGGCCAGTGCTGGTCCCCTGTCTATACAAGCAGGGACTATAAGGATTCACCCATGTTTTGGCAAAAGGGTTCATTAGATGACGGGAAAACCTGGCTCCCTGTCCACTTCTAGCTTCCAAGGAGGGAGAAAGATGCAGCTGATTGGATACCCTGGTATGGCCAAGGTTCCAGTTATTCAGATCTGGCTGAGTCTACCTGGAAAGGAAGAGGCCAGGGCTCCAACAGAGGGTTGGGATCGTGGGACCTCTCTCCCAAATCTAAGGAGAGAGGAAGGTGTAGTTTGTGGGGGCAGGAAGTGGCTGGCTGCGGGGCTAACGAGAACTGCAGAAAGGAGCATTTCAGAGGAGTGACAGGGCTGCATAGAGAAGAGACCCATGGGGTCAGAGTCAAAAGTCAGATCCCATGGAAATGCTACAGTATGGGAGAAATTGGCTTTGGAAGAGAACCCTAGAAAAACAGCCCATGTGGAGAAGTATGATTGCTCGAAATGGTCCTAACTGTGGGGGAAGACTCTGAGGCCCACGAGAGCCAAGGAAGTGAAGCCCCTTAAATGAAGGCAGTTGGGACACCATTCTCCAAGAATGGGAATGGGAAGTAGATCCCAAAACCTTTTAGATCGCTTTTACCAGAGAGACCGAAGAGGAAGCCCTGAGTGAAGGGAGTCACTGATGGAGGTGAAACTGAACAGACCGGGCCTAGTATGATGGGCCTGGCCCAGAAATCTGCCACTGTGGAAAAGGGACATCAGTCCTCGGACAAGCCAAATAGTACCCCCAGAGCTTGCTTTGCCTCCAACCTGAGCCAGGAGGAGGGATCACTGAAGACAGACAGGCAGGCCAGGCCTGGCAGGGCTTTGGCTCTGCCCTGCAGGGAAACCATGACACAGTGTCTTGGGCCCAAAGCTAACCAACCTGTTGCTAAATCCAGACTTCTGCGATACCAGTTACCTTGCATCTGGCCATAGACTCAGCTGGCTTTTTGGACCCTGTGTCATGGCCTCAGGGGATCTTTGTGATGAAAGGAATAGGCTGAGCTCACTCTGGGCCTGAATGTTATAGGGTGCAGGGCCCAGGAAGCCAGGAAAAGATGGCAAAAGCCACTTGTGGTAGATCTTCAAGGGGAAGGGGACTCTTGAGGACTTGGGATCTCTTCCCACATCCAGGATCTTCCTTCCACTACTTCCCATGTCAGAGGAAGTTGACCTAGACTAGTGGTGTTCCTTAAAGACAGGGACACAAAAGGAAGCAATGGTGGAGGCAGGCTGGGATCTCAGCTGCCTCCTTGCTGCCTCCCTGGTCTTAGGGCTACTGCTGGGTCCATCCAGCCAGACTCTAAGCTCTTCTCCAGCCCACGCCCATGCTGTGATTTGCTAGCATAGCTTGAGAAGACTTAACCAACCAGTGGAAGAACTCATTACTCAcgaatattttcaaatactaaCTCATTTCAACCTCATAGTAACGTGCAAGAGATATTATCCTCTGAGAGGTTAAAGATAATTAACGGGATGTTTAGCTTCCTTGGGCAGTGACCATGTTTTATcgccagtgcctggcatataaagGGTGCTCAAACAGTGGGGAGGGAATGAAGAAATGGACCTGTCCCAGGTGACCTGGTAATGAGAGGTGGAGCTGACAGGGAGCTTCAGTCACCCACTCAAAACCGGTGCCCTCTCCAGCCCGTCCCCATTCCCTTCTATTCAGGATGCCAGAGACCAGGGATGCCCGGAGAACTGAAatctggaggtggggagagagctGGCTGCTGCGATGACTCAGAATACGTGAAAGGGCCCGGAATCTCTGGACACACTGAGGTATATTTAGGGAAAAGAGTCCTCGAGTTTACTCGGCTTAGAGATTCGAGGACTGGAGGGAGCTCTCCGCGACAAGGACAAAAACTGAATTCGCATCCAGCTGCCTGCCGCTCCCTGGCTGGTACCATGGGCCCCAGGACAGAGAAGGGCTGACCCGGGGTCTGGAGAGGCCAGCGGCCCCCATCGGTGCGCAGCCCCGATGGCCTCGCAGCGCCCCCTGGTGCACAGCCCGGATGCCTTCACTGCGGCCCGCCGGCTCCCAGGCCCGGGGCGGGATTCGGGGGTGCGGGAGGCGGAGCCGAGTGGGAGGGGTAGTCTCCGAGAGACTCGCGGCCTTCGGCGGCTTCCCCGCCCGGGAAATGAGCCGGGGTCGGGAGGCGGCAAACAGGAAGTCGGGCTGTAACAAAGAGCGCGGGGGGGCGGGGAGCCCGGGACCTCCGGGGCGCCCGGCGGCTGCGGCAGGTGGAGGGCTGACCGGGTCAGCGCGCCGCACCTGCCTCTTCCGCCTCGCTCAAGGCTCGGTACCCAACGGGATCCGGCCGGGCCACGGGGCTGAACTGTGCGCCTTGGGCGCAAGGTAGGGCGCGGCCAACTAGGGAGGCTGCTAGGACCTCGCAGGCGCATCCTATCCCCGGGAAGGGACAGTCACAGTTCCCTAAGTGAATCACTTCCATCCCTTTCCCGGAATACAGCCGACCACGTGGGGCGGAGGGCTGGGTCCACAGATCCTGGGGACCCAcgcagagaggaggggagaggccaGTGGGTCCCCGTCGGGGGTGGAGCATCCATACGACCTACGTTTAGTGGCCTTGTCTAGCCTGGGTTGGGGGGAGGTAGGAGACACTGTCCTTTTTTTCTACACCCTGACCAGTTGACTGTGGCCCTGAGGCAGCAGAGGGGACCCCAGCTGAGCAAGCAGGATAAAggcattccttccttctttacaGCCTCTCTGTGACTCACCTCCCCACAGTGATATCCAGGTGGTTCCCAGCCAGTGGGCCCTGGAAAAGCAGCTGTCCTCAGAGCTGGAGGTCATGGTGGGGTCAGACTTACCCTGTAGGCAGTGCACTGCCTACAGGCTGTTAAGGAAGTGCTGAACTCTGACTTCTCTTGTGAAATACCCATACGGATTACTCGTGGGCATTTACTAAACCATGGAAAACACTTCAGTGAGACTAGAGCTATCACCTGGCCTTGTTTCTGCCATGCATGGGACCTCACCTGTGCACCTGGACATTGTCAGAAAACTCTTGGGTACCTTACCTACTAGAAGGGGCTGGACCCTCAGGGAGTGACCTCCTGGAAatcctggggagaggagggcacaCCCAAGTGCCTTGTCGAGCTTCTGCCATGTCACTAGAGGTGGAGCCTGACATG
The nucleotide sequence above comes from Rhinolophus ferrumequinum isolate MPI-CBG mRhiFer1 chromosome 6, mRhiFer1_v1.p, whole genome shotgun sequence. Encoded proteins:
- the CHAC1 gene encoding glutathione-specific gamma-glutamylcyclotransferase 1 isoform X2; amino-acid sequence: MKQESAARNTRPASPIPASSPPASSPAQPPRVDVDPQALWIFGYGSLVWRPDFAYSDSRVGFVRGYSRRFWQGDTFHRGSDKMPGRVVTLLEDHEGCTWGVAYQVRGEQVSAALKYLNVREAVLGGYDTKEVTFYPQDSPDQPLKALAYVATPQNPGYLGPAPEEAIATQILACRGFSGHNLEYLLRLADFMQLCGPQAQDEHLAAIVDAVGTMLPCFCPTEQALALV
- the CHAC1 gene encoding glutathione-specific gamma-glutamylcyclotransferase 1 isoform X1, producing MAGAAQLERPSGARPGVRVRRSFRARAGDLSRRPPGPVPVPGTMKQESAARNTRPASPIPASSPPASSPAQPPRVDVDPQALWIFGYGSLVWRPDFAYSDSRVGFVRGYSRRFWQGDTFHRGSDKMPGRVVTLLEDHEGCTWGVAYQVRGEQVSAALKYLNVREAVLGGYDTKEVTFYPQDSPDQPLKALAYVATPQNPGYLGPAPEEAIATQILACRGFSGHNLEYLLRLADFMQLCGPQAQDEHLAAIVDAVGTMLPCFCPTEQALALV